The following proteins are co-located in the Pedobacter sp. FW305-3-2-15-E-R2A2 genome:
- a CDS encoding FecR family protein: MEPDQFKKLLTRYADGLANEEEKQLIAAWYDSYDRENEVDAFSDAAEEELVRKEMQQAILNHRKPPVIRKFSFRQYYKYAAVLAIAIAAVFLGKPFLKKSVKPNSEQDFKVIETYAGEYKKVTLEDLTVIQMNPGTRLRIPSQFAKLKDRTVYMDQGLAFFEVAKDPHHPFVVHSGTIKTLVLGTKFALSTQKAALTEVSVSEGKVRVSNGTKVLDDLIPGRKLRYNSKNEQWKVSDFATREHNAWFQKVISLNHASFNELAKIIQINYGVKIRSGNKNTATYVYNLQIRSTRSLTETLKIICSVHQNKYRRTGNEIVIY; this comes from the coding sequence TTGGAACCAGATCAGTTTAAAAAATTATTAACGCGTTATGCCGATGGCCTGGCAAATGAGGAGGAAAAACAACTCATCGCTGCCTGGTATGATTCCTATGACCGGGAAAATGAGGTAGATGCATTTTCTGACGCGGCGGAAGAGGAACTGGTCAGGAAAGAAATGCAGCAGGCGATTTTAAATCATAGAAAGCCTCCTGTGATCAGGAAATTTTCTTTCCGGCAATATTATAAATATGCTGCGGTATTGGCCATCGCCATAGCTGCGGTTTTTTTAGGAAAGCCTTTTCTTAAAAAGTCAGTTAAGCCCAATTCAGAACAAGACTTCAAGGTGATCGAGACCTATGCCGGTGAATATAAAAAGGTGACACTGGAAGATTTAACCGTCATTCAGATGAATCCGGGAACACGTTTAAGGATTCCATCGCAATTTGCTAAACTAAAAGACAGAACGGTCTATATGGACCAGGGGCTTGCTTTTTTTGAAGTGGCAAAAGACCCACATCATCCCTTTGTGGTCCATAGCGGAACGATCAAAACCTTGGTACTGGGCACAAAGTTCGCCCTGAGTACCCAAAAGGCGGCGCTTACTGAAGTCAGTGTCAGCGAGGGAAAGGTGAGGGTGAGCAATGGAACTAAAGTTCTGGACGACCTGATTCCGGGGAGAAAGCTCCGTTACAATTCAAAAAATGAACAATGGAAGGTCAGTGATTTTGCCACCAGGGAGCACAATGCCTGGTTTCAGAAAGTCATCAGCCTGAACCATGCTTCCTTTAATGAGCTCGCTAAAATCATACAAATCAATTACGGTGTAAAAATTAGAAGTGGCAATAAAAATACCGCCACTTATGTCTATAACCTGCAAATCAGGTCGACCCGTTCACTAACGGAAACATTGAAGATCATTTGTTCCGTACACCAGAATAAATATAGGAGGACAGGAAATGAAATAGTGATCTACTAA
- a CDS encoding RNA polymerase sigma-70 factor, with protein MLQGSGNNEELVRQLKLGNEVAYDLLYEQYWKKLYIHVLSRVKDEDAAKDIVQNVFISIWERKDTLEISTSLEQFLFGAVKLKVLNYFRTEKIEERVMEYTLQKLERATVSIHEMSDYLALEKLIEIEIEELPEKMRHAYLMRHAHLSTAEIAKKLNLAEQTVSNHISEAMRRLRKKLGDKFPERLIS; from the coding sequence ATGCTTCAAGGTAGTGGAAATAACGAGGAACTTGTCCGGCAGCTAAAGCTGGGCAATGAGGTAGCTTATGATCTTTTATATGAACAATATTGGAAAAAACTCTATATCCATGTCCTGAGCCGGGTTAAAGATGAAGACGCTGCCAAGGATATTGTGCAGAATGTTTTCATCAGCATCTGGGAGCGGAAAGATACTCTGGAGATCAGTACCTCCCTTGAACAGTTTTTATTCGGTGCCGTAAAACTAAAGGTGCTCAATTATTTCAGAACAGAAAAGATAGAAGAGCGGGTAATGGAGTATACGCTTCAAAAACTGGAGCGGGCAACTGTTTCTATTCATGAAATGTCTGATTATCTGGCATTGGAGAAGCTGATTGAAATTGAAATAGAAGAGCTTCCCGAAAAAATGCGGCATGCCTACCTGATGAGACACGCCCATTTGTCTACTGCAGAAATTGCGAAGAAGCTGAACCTTGCTGAGCAAACGGTATCCAATCATATTTCCGAAGCGATGCGGAGACTCCGGAAAAAACTGGGGGATAAATTTCCGGAACGTCTGATTAGTTAA
- a CDS encoding amidohydrolase family protein: MKTSLKLLVVLLLLQLNGFGQPQKASARKEGEGPWTQLIIRGVTLINSTGAPAMGPVDIVVEGNKITAIRPVGAPGLPIDPARRPKLKAGGKELQAEGMYLMPGFIDMHAHIGGAEKGSDADYVFKLWMAHGVTTIREPGCMSGLDWVLDEKAKSAKNEITAPRIMAYTVFGQGSKMAISTAAEARAWARENAKKGADGIKFFGASPEVMFAAIDENKKLGLRSMAHHAQTDVGRWNALHSAKAGMTSLEHWYGLPEAMFTDRTVQNYSPDYNYQNEQDRFGEAGTLWRQAAAPFSERWKQVMNELLALDFTLDPTFNIYEANRDLMRARTVEWHADYTMPKLWEFYSPSRNSHGSYWHSWGTEQENDWKENYRLWMSFINEYKNKGGRVTVGTDAGFIYELFGFAYVREMELLREAGFHPLEVIKAATMNGAQALGLEKELGSVEIGKLADFVIVEENPLKNLQVLYGTGAIKLNAKNEVVRVGGVKYTIKDGIVYDARKLLEEVKGMVKKEKAKTGYIFSQPGVHVH, translated from the coding sequence ATGAAAACGAGTTTGAAATTGTTAGTGGTTCTGCTGTTGCTTCAGCTGAATGGTTTTGGACAACCTCAAAAAGCCAGCGCCAGAAAGGAAGGAGAAGGACCATGGACCCAACTGATCATTAGAGGGGTAACCCTCATCAACAGTACAGGCGCCCCGGCAATGGGGCCGGTAGACATCGTGGTGGAGGGAAACAAGATTACCGCAATACGTCCTGTAGGTGCTCCGGGACTACCCATTGACCCTGCCAGACGACCAAAGTTAAAAGCTGGAGGGAAGGAATTGCAGGCAGAAGGGATGTACCTGATGCCCGGGTTTATCGACATGCACGCCCATATCGGGGGAGCAGAGAAAGGTTCGGATGCGGACTATGTTTTTAAACTTTGGATGGCACATGGCGTAACGACCATCCGGGAGCCGGGTTGCATGAGCGGACTGGATTGGGTGCTGGACGAAAAGGCCAAAAGTGCGAAGAATGAAATTACTGCTCCGCGGATCATGGCTTATACGGTTTTCGGACAAGGCAGTAAAATGGCCATCTCTACCGCTGCTGAAGCCAGGGCATGGGCCCGCGAAAACGCGAAAAAAGGTGCCGATGGGATCAAGTTCTTTGGCGCTTCCCCGGAGGTGATGTTTGCAGCGATTGACGAAAATAAAAAACTGGGATTAAGGTCGATGGCCCATCATGCACAAACAGATGTGGGACGCTGGAATGCCTTGCATAGCGCGAAGGCAGGGATGACTTCTTTAGAGCATTGGTATGGTTTGCCCGAAGCGATGTTTACGGACCGGACGGTGCAAAACTACTCCCCTGATTATAATTACCAGAATGAACAAGATCGTTTTGGAGAAGCCGGAACTTTATGGAGACAGGCGGCGGCTCCTTTTTCGGAGCGCTGGAAACAGGTAATGAATGAATTGCTGGCCCTGGATTTTACCTTAGATCCTACCTTTAACATTTATGAAGCCAACAGAGACCTGATGCGGGCGAGGACAGTGGAATGGCATGCGGATTATACCATGCCCAAACTCTGGGAGTTTTATAGTCCGAGCCGGAATTCACATGGTTCTTACTGGCATTCCTGGGGAACGGAACAAGAGAACGACTGGAAGGAAAATTACCGGCTCTGGATGTCTTTTATCAATGAGTATAAAAACAAAGGTGGAAGGGTGACCGTAGGAACTGATGCAGGCTTTATCTATGAATTGTTTGGCTTTGCCTATGTCCGGGAAATGGAATTGCTTCGGGAAGCAGGTTTCCACCCGTTGGAAGTGATAAAAGCAGCAACGATGAACGGCGCGCAGGCATTGGGACTGGAGAAAGAGCTCGGAAGTGTAGAGATCGGTAAGCTTGCAGATTTTGTCATTGTGGAAGAAAATCCTTTAAAAAACCTTCAGGTTCTGTATGGCACCGGAGCGATTAAACTGAATGCTAAAAATGAAGTGGTCAGGGTAGGTGGAGTAAAGTATACGATAAAGGATGGAATTGTATACGATGCCAGGAAACTGCTGGAAGAAGTTAAAGGAATGGTAAAAAAAGAGAAAGCGAAGACCGGTTATATTTTCAGTCAGCCTGGGGTACATGTGCATTGA
- a CDS encoding amino acid permease, translating to MENQTENHEMKRELGLLDATMLVVGSMIGSGIFIVSADITRNVGSAGWLIIIWGLTGVITLMAALSYGELSAMYPKAGGQYIYLRESYNKLVAFLYGWSFFMVIQTGTIAAVGVAFAKFAAYLYEPLGDQHILYELGSFKINAAQLVAIVTIILLTWINSRGVKNGKIIQTLLTVIKILSLFGLIIMGLLFAFRSEVWNANWAQVFTPFNWNPETQTAVNIGGATLFAAVVSAMVGSLFSSDAWNNVTFIAGEIRNPRKNIGLSLFLGTLIVTVIYVSTNIMYTAVLSMQEIAGAPADRVAVAASQYIFGTAGTLVIAVMIMISTFGCNNGLILSGARVYYTMAQDGLFFKQAAKLNKFEVPGWGLWAQCIWASVLCLTGRYGDLLDYVIFVVLIFYILTIGGIFILRRKYPDAERPYKAFGYPVIPALYMICAAVLSGGLLYYKTSTCGWGLVLVLIGIPVYYLSGNDRKS from the coding sequence ATGGAAAACCAAACTGAAAATCATGAAATGAAGCGGGAGCTCGGTCTGCTGGATGCCACCATGTTGGTGGTTGGCTCTATGATCGGCTCCGGAATCTTTATCGTTAGTGCCGATATTACCAGAAATGTAGGAAGTGCAGGATGGCTCATCATCATCTGGGGCCTGACGGGAGTAATTACGCTGATGGCCGCGTTGAGCTATGGTGAGCTTTCTGCGATGTACCCAAAAGCGGGGGGACAATATATTTACCTGAGAGAATCCTACAATAAACTGGTGGCTTTTTTATATGGCTGGTCGTTTTTTATGGTCATCCAGACTGGAACGATTGCAGCGGTGGGTGTGGCTTTTGCCAAATTCGCTGCGTATTTATATGAACCGCTTGGAGATCAGCATATTTTATATGAGCTCGGCAGCTTTAAGATCAATGCGGCACAGCTGGTGGCGATTGTGACGATCATATTGTTGACCTGGATCAATAGCAGGGGGGTGAAAAATGGGAAGATTATTCAAACCCTGTTAACGGTGATCAAAATCCTGTCCCTCTTCGGACTGATCATTATGGGTTTACTTTTTGCCTTCAGGTCTGAAGTCTGGAACGCAAACTGGGCGCAGGTATTTACGCCCTTTAACTGGAATCCGGAAACGCAAACTGCAGTCAATATTGGTGGTGCAACGTTGTTCGCTGCCGTGGTTTCTGCAATGGTTGGCTCTTTGTTTTCCAGCGATGCCTGGAACAACGTGACCTTTATTGCAGGAGAAATCCGTAATCCCCGTAAGAATATCGGCCTTAGTCTTTTTCTTGGAACGCTCATCGTTACAGTGATCTATGTGTCTACAAATATCATGTATACGGCAGTATTGTCTATGCAGGAAATTGCAGGGGCTCCCGCAGATCGTGTTGCCGTTGCCGCATCTCAATATATTTTTGGAACCGCAGGGACATTGGTGATCGCGGTGATGATCATGATTTCTACTTTTGGCTGTAACAACGGGTTGATCCTCTCCGGTGCAAGGGTATATTATACGATGGCCCAGGACGGGTTGTTCTTTAAGCAGGCCGCTAAACTCAATAAATTTGAGGTACCCGGCTGGGGCTTATGGGCACAATGCATCTGGGCCTCCGTTTTATGCCTGACAGGCAGGTATGGTGACCTGCTGGACTATGTGATCTTTGTGGTCCTGATTTTTTACATCCTGACCATTGGAGGAATCTTTATTTTAAGACGTAAGTATCCGGATGCGGAGCGTCCTTACAAAGCTTTCGGTTATCCGGTAATTCCTGCTTTATATATGATTTGTGCCGCAGTTTTAAGCGGAGGTCTGTTGTATTATAAAACAAGTACCTGCGGCTGGGGACTGGTGCTGGTACTGATTGGCATTCCTGTTTATTACCTATCCGGAAATGATCGTAAATCTTAA
- a CDS encoding tetratricopeptide repeat protein: MKRTHFYLSCLLCLNVSGLSAQNISPDSAGKALKDLSALKAKVLKEFSFSGKPVEGIQRMLQLGMWKEATRAIAAHPKPSVAYQLLSADYLILTNELKKAELLVNEVHKAQPKNEKAILLKAFLEIQAWRLPQAAALCEQALKSQPSEKLWLMLGRTRLLQKNYKEAMEIAKKVMTAHPKSAGAYLLEADVYFWDQQPDLAVAPLKKSLEIDPYNADARFSYGYAIWRRVDARQLNAMAAQWELALAINPLHFQTHWHWGNGHTNLTYADYAEKDDDMVRKALEKADDQVRGNQVKDAIETTRAVGKQYPGSVLPLMHRASIYYIAFDMNRKTRLDSAESIFRSILSRKKHYGPAHNGLSAVIKSKRIPYLAVYDSISNQLNTTKITDLTNFQKVFPDVNYYPGETVKAMAWNQLFTAVVYFPFLSKQENAFRIPPLHNDLAITMNSPSFRYMTTFDNRQWMDIRGVGSGAAAIEYVERGAFLERNVILHEYVHLFHGRVLTDAENRKIRSLYYQAMKEKRTLDYYSQNNESEYFAQTYPAYFEPVKVHPLDFKSMNTTSDLKSKDPEMYRFLDGLVKKERAYLAGDQQAMASNWSEVYLNLSTKVKQRNPVLAAAYIDTALVYDQKYLPAYLDYAQLRIEQKDFKGAEEWVKKAEQIDPKYAPIYSAYAGLVAAKFAANETDQKTAVEEQAVYLKKSFQLEDDYQELARVNMQLREMYKRNGMIPEAIATAQEYGKSGATVSTYLRDRRDDALAYAAVLQSGLGYKEPVLVLKELVEQKPQNFEYRNMYADALAVNKQYDAAIQTLKEAQRILAASGNARADYNLRIAAFYAAQGNKTDAEEYLQPFLTGKTPVRDGDKLRYVTLLAATGHQQEGESVFKEISAKGEPFYMADYFYTKGRLMAAGGQKAEAIAAYEQAISLNSYLFLAYAELIPAYIAGGQQAKADALKTSLSGLKIKSGPAFENQH; this comes from the coding sequence ATGAAAAGAACCCATTTTTATTTGTCTTGTCTGCTTTGCCTGAATGTGAGCGGTCTTTCTGCACAAAACATAAGTCCGGATAGTGCCGGAAAAGCTTTAAAAGATTTATCAGCCTTGAAAGCCAAAGTCTTAAAGGAATTCTCTTTTTCCGGGAAACCGGTCGAAGGGATTCAAAGAATGTTACAGCTGGGGATGTGGAAGGAAGCGACCCGGGCAATTGCGGCACATCCAAAACCTTCGGTAGCTTATCAATTGTTGTCGGCAGATTACCTGATCCTGACCAATGAGTTGAAAAAAGCAGAACTGCTGGTAAATGAAGTACACAAGGCACAGCCTAAAAATGAAAAGGCGATTCTTTTAAAAGCATTTCTGGAAATACAGGCCTGGCGATTGCCGCAGGCAGCCGCCTTATGTGAACAGGCGTTAAAAAGTCAGCCTTCAGAGAAACTATGGCTGATGCTGGGCAGAACAAGGTTATTGCAAAAGAATTATAAGGAAGCGATGGAAATCGCGAAAAAGGTGATGACTGCTCATCCTAAAAGTGCAGGTGCTTATTTGCTGGAGGCCGATGTGTATTTCTGGGATCAGCAGCCTGACCTTGCGGTGGCTCCATTAAAGAAATCTCTGGAAATTGATCCTTACAATGCAGATGCCCGGTTTAGCTATGGTTATGCCATCTGGAGAAGGGTAGATGCGAGACAATTGAATGCGATGGCCGCGCAATGGGAGCTGGCGCTGGCCATTAATCCTTTGCATTTTCAAACACATTGGCATTGGGGCAACGGACATACCAATCTGACCTATGCGGATTATGCGGAAAAAGACGATGATATGGTCAGGAAAGCATTGGAAAAAGCAGACGATCAGGTGCGGGGAAATCAGGTGAAAGATGCCATTGAAACCACCAGGGCGGTAGGCAAGCAATATCCAGGTTCTGTGCTGCCATTGATGCACAGGGCTTCGATCTATTATATCGCATTTGATATGAACCGTAAAACCAGACTGGATTCTGCGGAGTCGATTTTCAGAAGCATTTTGTCCAGGAAAAAGCACTATGGACCAGCACACAATGGATTGTCTGCGGTGATTAAGTCTAAACGGATTCCATACCTCGCAGTCTATGATTCGATTTCGAATCAATTGAATACGACAAAGATTACAGATCTTACGAATTTTCAAAAGGTGTTTCCTGATGTGAATTATTATCCGGGAGAAACCGTAAAAGCGATGGCCTGGAACCAGTTGTTTACCGCGGTGGTCTATTTTCCTTTTCTATCTAAACAGGAGAATGCCTTTCGGATTCCGCCATTGCACAATGACCTCGCCATCACGATGAATTCGCCTTCTTTTCGTTACATGACCACTTTTGATAACCGTCAGTGGATGGACATCAGGGGGGTAGGAAGTGGTGCTGCGGCGATAGAATACGTAGAACGCGGCGCCTTTCTGGAGCGAAATGTGATCCTCCATGAATATGTCCACCTTTTTCATGGACGTGTGCTGACAGATGCCGAAAACCGGAAGATCAGGTCGCTGTATTATCAGGCAATGAAAGAGAAAAGAACCCTGGATTATTATTCTCAGAACAATGAGAGCGAATATTTTGCACAAACCTATCCTGCGTATTTTGAACCTGTAAAAGTGCATCCACTGGATTTTAAATCTATGAATACGACCTCTGACCTCAAATCTAAAGATCCTGAAATGTACCGGTTTCTGGATGGGCTGGTGAAAAAGGAGCGGGCTTACCTGGCCGGGGATCAACAGGCGATGGCCAGCAACTGGTCGGAGGTGTACCTGAACCTGAGTACTAAAGTGAAACAACGTAATCCGGTGCTGGCCGCTGCTTACATCGATACGGCATTGGTCTATGACCAGAAATACCTGCCTGCCTATCTGGATTATGCCCAGCTCAGGATAGAGCAAAAAGATTTTAAAGGAGCAGAGGAATGGGTTAAAAAAGCAGAACAGATTGATCCGAAATATGCGCCCATCTATTCTGCTTATGCGGGTTTGGTTGCAGCGAAATTTGCAGCGAATGAAACAGATCAGAAAACTGCGGTTGAGGAACAGGCGGTTTACCTTAAAAAATCCTTCCAGCTGGAAGATGATTATCAGGAACTGGCAAGAGTGAACATGCAATTGCGGGAAATGTATAAACGAAACGGGATGATTCCGGAAGCGATAGCAACTGCTCAGGAATATGGAAAAAGCGGAGCCACGGTCTCCACTTATTTGAGAGACAGGAGGGATGATGCATTGGCTTATGCAGCGGTACTGCAATCCGGATTGGGGTATAAAGAGCCTGTTCTGGTGTTGAAGGAGCTCGTGGAACAAAAGCCCCAGAACTTTGAATACCGGAATATGTATGCAGATGCATTGGCCGTTAACAAACAATATGATGCCGCCATTCAGACGTTGAAAGAGGCACAGCGCATCCTTGCTGCTTCCGGAAATGCCAGGGCAGATTACAACCTCCGGATCGCTGCATTTTATGCCGCTCAGGGTAATAAGACGGACGCTGAAGAATACCTTCAGCCATTTTTAACGGGCAAGACTCCGGTCAGAGATGGGGATAAATTAAGGTATGTGACGCTGCTTGCCGCTACAGGACATCAACAGGAGGGGGAATCGGTATTTAAGGAAATCTCCGCCAAGGGAGAACCTTTTTATATGGCCGATTATTTTTATACCAAAGGCAGGCTGATGGCTGCCGGAGGACAAAAAGCGGAAGCCATCGCTGCCTATGAGCAAGCCATTTCGCTCAATTCTTATCTGTTCCTGGCTTATGCGGAACTGATTCCTGCGTACATCGCCGGAGGTCAGCAGGCAAAAGCCGATGCATTGAAAACAAGCCTTTCCGGATTGAAGATCAAATCAGGTCCGGCTTTTGAAAACCAACACTAA
- a CDS encoding carboxypeptidase, giving the protein MRESIRCAILAGWFAATALYSNAQGRGGREAAAVAPPVVPSTESKGAPVVALPLDPSGYIISNSPNIPAPVSTKHSITIKGQLISYTATTGYLQLATEEGKPKANIFFVAYTKDGVADQRKRPMTYTFNGGPGSSSVWLHMGIIGPKRVLMSDKGDVLPPPYRYVDNEYSWLDKTDMVFLDPVTTGYSRAVTGENDKQFHGYEEDIQSMGEAIRLYATRYDRWQSPKFLAGESYGTTRAAGLSEYLQSKYKFYLNGVVLISSILNMQTARFDIGNDLPFPLFLPTYTATAWYHKKLDADLQRDLKTTLKEVEAFALGEYHTALMKGSELSEAEYTGIVNKLSRYTGLSKAYIRQTNLRIDIHKFNKELRRGDGLTVGRLDSRFTGRDYNDVGVGPEFDPSNDGTISGPYSAALNHYVRAELKFKNDLPYEILGGRVQPWNYNNVQNRYLNVAESLRKAMAVNPYLKVWVLCGYYDLATPYFAAGYTFSTMGLRPEQKKNVNFTFYEAGHMLYVHKPSLVQVKKDADRLYDEVMKEINAAPLN; this is encoded by the coding sequence ATGAGAGAATCTATTCGATGCGCTATTTTAGCCGGATGGTTTGCCGCGACCGCGTTATACAGCAATGCCCAAGGCAGAGGAGGTAGGGAAGCTGCTGCTGTAGCCCCTCCGGTAGTCCCTTCAACAGAAAGTAAAGGAGCTCCCGTTGTGGCGCTTCCACTGGACCCTTCGGGATACATCATTTCGAATTCCCCCAATATCCCTGCGCCGGTATCCACCAAACACAGCATTACCATTAAAGGACAGCTGATCAGTTATACCGCGACTACAGGCTATTTGCAACTGGCTACAGAAGAGGGAAAACCTAAAGCCAATATTTTCTTTGTCGCCTATACTAAAGATGGGGTGGCAGATCAAAGGAAAAGACCGATGACCTACACTTTTAACGGTGGGCCAGGTTCTTCTTCCGTATGGTTGCATATGGGGATCATTGGACCTAAGCGGGTGCTGATGTCGGATAAAGGAGATGTCCTTCCTCCGCCGTATCGGTATGTAGACAATGAATATTCCTGGCTGGACAAAACGGACATGGTTTTTTTGGATCCGGTTACTACAGGATACAGCAGGGCCGTAACAGGAGAAAATGACAAGCAGTTTCATGGTTATGAAGAAGACATTCAAAGTATGGGAGAGGCCATCCGTTTGTATGCGACCAGGTACGACAGGTGGCAGTCGCCGAAATTCCTTGCCGGAGAAAGTTACGGGACAACCCGGGCCGCAGGATTGTCGGAATACCTGCAAAGCAAATATAAGTTTTACCTGAACGGAGTGGTCCTGATCAGCTCGATCCTGAACATGCAAACCGCACGTTTTGATATCGGCAATGACCTGCCTTTTCCGCTGTTCCTGCCTACTTATACCGCAACGGCCTGGTATCATAAAAAATTAGATGCCGACTTGCAGCGGGACCTGAAAACTACGCTGAAAGAAGTAGAGGCATTTGCACTTGGGGAATACCATACGGCACTCATGAAAGGCAGTGAGCTGAGCGAGGCGGAGTACACCGGGATTGTGAATAAACTGAGCCGCTATACCGGGCTCTCCAAAGCTTATATCCGCCAGACCAATCTGCGGATCGACATTCATAAATTTAATAAAGAACTCCGCCGGGGGGATGGGCTCACTGTGGGCCGTCTGGACAGCCGCTTTACAGGTCGCGATTACAATGATGTAGGTGTCGGCCCAGAGTTTGATCCCAGCAATGATGGCACGATCTCCGGTCCATACAGTGCCGCCCTGAATCACTATGTGCGGGCAGAACTGAAATTTAAAAATGACCTGCCTTATGAAATTCTCGGGGGAAGGGTACAGCCATGGAATTATAATAACGTTCAAAACCGCTATTTAAACGTGGCGGAATCGTTAAGGAAAGCCATGGCAGTAAACCCTTACCTGAAAGTGTGGGTGCTCTGTGGTTATTATGACCTTGCCACGCCTTATTTCGCGGCCGGGTATACTTTTAGTACCATGGGATTGCGTCCGGAACAAAAGAAAAATGTAAATTTTACTTTTTATGAAGCGGGGCACATGTTATACGTACATAAACCATCATTAGTGCAGGTAAAGAAAGATGCAGACCGGTTATATGATGAAGTGATGAAAGAAATTAATGCCGCCCCCTTAAATTAG
- a CDS encoding SusD/RagB family nutrient-binding outer membrane lipoprotein, whose amino-acid sequence MKLNKTIICTSLLLFGSLFHSCKKFYDVNDDPNNVIDVPVAQLLPSITVNVGYLGTSDLFRYSGLMMQQFSGQTTNTSQTFKEYERYNINNSDVNNQWSSIFATLLADIAKIIPKAEKEGSPHYAGVAKILKAYVYQVTVDGWGDVPYSEASKFAENLYPKYDDDEAIYKDLISTLDAGIADINAPASVFEPDKNTTIYPGVWATVKNNWIKFANTLKLRIYLHYSQKDPTFASSQMTALINSGAQFMTSNSDNFQMKFLAESGRQNPITSIEGGQFRNAFFPNRTIVDMMNVKADPRRPSYFVSFPYNSGNYKGASALDNSSVAYSRLNTFLKGDASLNSIVINPDGTITDGSITWSGNSPARLLTFSEYNFIRAEAALTLSAPGSAQTFFEAGIRSSMAESGVSAVAIDAYVTANGTLTGTNAQKLEQIINEKYVANFGVLMEPWNDWRRTGYPAITPLPISVAVYDKIPRVLIYPLSERSSNPNTPARADMLQRVFWDTRP is encoded by the coding sequence ATGAAACTGAATAAAACCATCATATGCACAAGTCTGTTGCTCTTTGGAAGCTTGTTCCATTCCTGTAAAAAATTCTATGATGTAAATGACGATCCTAACAATGTGATTGATGTTCCGGTTGCTCAGTTATTGCCCTCCATTACGGTAAATGTGGGCTACCTGGGTACAAGTGATCTTTTCCGGTATAGCGGTCTGATGATGCAGCAATTTTCGGGTCAGACCACCAATACCTCTCAAACCTTTAAAGAGTATGAACGCTATAACATCAACAATTCGGATGTGAACAATCAGTGGAGCTCGATATTTGCGACACTGCTTGCCGACATTGCAAAAATTATCCCCAAAGCAGAGAAAGAGGGAAGCCCACATTATGCGGGTGTCGCCAAAATATTAAAGGCCTATGTTTATCAGGTCACTGTAGACGGCTGGGGAGATGTCCCTTATAGTGAGGCATCGAAGTTCGCAGAGAACTTATACCCTAAGTACGATGACGATGAGGCCATTTATAAAGACCTGATCAGCACCCTGGATGCAGGTATTGCAGACATTAATGCTCCTGCATCTGTCTTTGAACCAGATAAAAATACCACCATTTATCCCGGCGTATGGGCTACGGTAAAGAACAACTGGATCAAATTTGCCAATACCTTAAAGCTACGTATCTATTTGCATTACAGTCAGAAGGATCCCACTTTTGCCTCCAGTCAGATGACAGCGCTCATCAATAGCGGAGCCCAGTTTATGACTTCAAATTCGGATAATTTTCAAATGAAATTCCTGGCAGAATCGGGACGCCAGAATCCGATTACGAGTATAGAGGGAGGACAGTTCAGAAATGCTTTTTTCCCTAACAGAACGATCGTAGACATGATGAACGTTAAAGCCGATCCACGCAGGCCATCTTATTTTGTTTCTTTTCCTTACAATAGCGGCAATTACAAGGGTGCTTCTGCATTGGACAATTCTTCCGTTGCTTACTCCAGACTGAACACTTTTCTGAAAGGCGATGCGAGTTTGAATTCCATCGTGATCAACCCTGATGGAACGATTACTGACGGTTCGATCACCTGGTCTGGCAACTCACCGGCAAGGCTGCTTACTTTTTCTGAATACAATTTTATCAGAGCCGAGGCTGCGCTGACCTTAAGTGCACCGGGAAGCGCCCAAACCTTTTTTGAAGCAGGGATTCGTTCTTCGATGGCCGAATCGGGCGTAAGTGCTGTCGCCATCGACGCCTATGTTACAGCGAATGGGACATTAACAGGAACGAACGCGCAAAAACTGGAACAAATCATCAATGAGAAGTATGTCGCCAATTTTGGGGTATTGATGGAACCATGGAACGATTGGAGGAGAACCGGTTATCCGGCCATTACTCCGTTACCTATTTCAGTAGCGGTCTATGACAAGATTCCAAGGGTGCTGATCTATCCGCTTTCTGAAAGAAGCAGTAATCCGAATACACCTGCCAGGGCCGATATGTTACAACGAGTGTTCTGGGATACCCGTCCATAA